A segment of the Bradyrhizobium sp. CCBAU 53340 genome:
AAACCGTCCATCGGTGGACCAAAGCCTTCGAGATATTTCGCAGAGCCGGTCGCGGCCAGCGTTGCCAGCGTGCGGCCGTGGAAGGCGCCTTCGAAGGTGATGATGCGATAGCGCTCCGGATGTCCCTTGGAGAAGTGATGATGGCGGACCAGCTTGATCACGCCCTCCAGCGCTTCCGCGCCGGAATTGCAGAAGAATACGAAGTCCGCAAAGCTCTCGCTGCATAGACGCGCGGCGAGCCTCTCGCCATCAGGGCTCTGAAACAAGTTCGACATGTGCCAGAGCTTGGTCGCCTGCTCCTGCAACGCCTTGACCAGCGCAGGATGGGCATGGCCAAGCGCATTCACGGCGACGCCCGAGGTGAAATCGAGATAGCGATCGCCGTTGGTTGCGATCAACCAGACGCCTTCACCGCGCTCAAAACCGATGTCGGCTCTGGCGAAAACGGGGAGCAAATGCGGCGCTGCGCTGTTGGTCATGACGATCACTTGATTGTTGCGGACGGACAATGTGTGCATTGCGCAACGCACCATTGACCGGCCCGGAAAACGAAACGTGCCGCCTTTTAAGGGCGGCACGCACGACTATCTTAGGCCTGGTGAAACGGGTGTCAATGCCGCCCGGAAAGCCTCGCGAAACGCTGATTCCGTAGTCTTGCGGTGGCGATTTTGCGGGATTTTCGCCACGGAACATGTGGAAGCGAGTCGGCGGACTCTTGCGCGTGAGTCACGCCATATTGTAGCGTTTGGCTTGTCAGATACGACATCTCGTGCAGCGGTTCTGATCCCATAAGTCCTCATGTACCGGCGTAAACGTTCGGGCGCATCTGGTGCGCCCGGCGAGCCTTAAGGGATTCTGGCGGCACGGGTTTTTCGAGACTTAGGCATTCGTCGTGCCGCCCCAGGATGGCGGCGCGCGGCGAAGGAAAGGGTGCAATGACGGTTTTGACCTGGTCCGACGATCGCGTCGAGCAGCTGAAAAAGCTCTGGGAGGCCGGACTTTCGGCCAGCCAGATCGCCGCTGAGCTTGGGAATGTCACCCGCAACGCCGTGATCGGCAAGGTGCACAGGCTCGGCCTGTCCGGCCGGGCCAAGAGCCCCTCATCGGCAGCTCCGCGGCCGCGCAAGGCGCGTCCCGCGCAGCACATGATGCGGGTGAGCCGCCCCATGGCGCGCGGCAACACCGCGCTGGCGCAGGCCTTCGAGGTCGAGGTCGAAGCCGAACCCGTTACCTATGACAACGTGGTGCCGATGAGCCAGCGGCTCTCGCTGCTCGAACTCAACGAGGCGACCTGCCACTGGCCGGTCGGCGACCCCTCGAGCCCGGATTTCTTCTTCTGCGGCGGCAAGGCACTGTCCGGCCTGCCCTACTGCGCCCAGCACTCGCGTGTCGCCTATCAGCCGGCCGCCGATCGGCGCCGCGCGCCGGCCAAGCCGAGCACGCGCTGAGCATTGCTGAGACGACATTGTCCCGGCCCGGGCCGGGACAAAAAGAAAAGCGCGCCACTGGGCGCGCTTTTTTGTTTGGCATG
Coding sequences within it:
- a CDS encoding GcrA family cell cycle regulator, which encodes MTVLTWSDDRVEQLKKLWEAGLSASQIAAELGNVTRNAVIGKVHRLGLSGRAKSPSSAAPRPRKARPAQHMMRVSRPMARGNTALAQAFEVEVEAEPVTYDNVVPMSQRLSLLELNEATCHWPVGDPSSPDFFFCGGKALSGLPYCAQHSRVAYQPAADRRRAPAKPSTR